In Camelina sativa cultivar DH55 chromosome 17, Cs, whole genome shotgun sequence, the genomic stretch TACTGTAACGCACACTCCCATCCGTAGAGTTGTGTCAGAGAacttaagaagagaaagagtctTCCATCTAATAacaggaagagagagagagatggccGACGGAGGAAAAATGGTTTGCGTCACCGGAGCTTCCGGTTACATAGCATCTTGGATTGTGAAGCTTTTGCTACTCCGTGGCTACACCGTCAAGGCCACCGTTCGAGACCCAAGTTTGTTTcacaattctctctctctctcttccttttttttttttttagttttttcacaaTAATATGTATCTTTCTGCCCAATTATTTCTTCTGTCCTTGAAACAATTCCCAGATTTTAGGACTTATATTAATTAAGACCAGCCCATCAAAACCAGATCGGGATGTAACTAACTGAAAACATCGGACCGACTTAAacaagttttctccttttcccCGGCCCCTGTGTCCTTCTTAAcctaaaaagaccaaaatatgtatcaaattaatgaattattttgaaGTGCCTTTTTGACgtatatgttgatttttttttttctttagaggACACGAAGAAAACAGAACATCTTCTTGCATTAGACGGTGCAAAAGAAAGACTCAAACTGTTCAAAGCAGATCTTTTGGAAGAATGTTCTTTCGAACAAGCTATCCAAGGTTGTGATGCTGTCTTCCACACCGCTTCTCCGGTTCTATTCACCGTCACAGATCCTCAGGTCAACTATTAAATTGCATATAATGCATGGTGTTACGATTAATTAGCCATGTCAGTTCTCTCGCTTTAGAGGCCTAATACAAATTTgctaaattaatattttttaattttaattaatttcagaCTGAGCTGATTGATCCGGCCTTGAAGGGTACTATGAACGTCCTTAATACATGCAAAAAAACTCCATCTGTCAAAAGGGTCATTCTAACATCTTCCATGGCTGCGGTTCTTCGTCCTCAACCTCCTATTGGGCCAAACGACGTGGTGGACGAGACTTTCTTCTCTGATCCAAGTCTATGCAGGGAGAAAGAGGTCCTTAAGATTTTGTTGTGaacatatcaatttttttttttgtggggttCGAATTCTTTCTTACACTTATTTTTACTCTTCAGAATTGGTATTCACTCGCCAAGACTTTGGCAGAGAATGCAGCGTGGCAATTTACGAAAGACAACGGAATCGATATGATCGTGCTGAATCCAGGATTTATATTCGGACCACTCTTGCAACCAACTCTTAATTTTTCGGTGGAGCTAATCGTGCATATCATAAATGGTAACAACCCGTTCAATAGTAAAAACTACAGGTTCGTGGACGTGAGAGATGTTGCCTTAGCTCATATCAAAGCCTTGGAGACTCCTTCAGCCAATGGCAGATACGTCATCGATGGTCCAAATATGAGTGTAAACGACATTAGAGAGATTTTGCGTGAGTTATTTCCAGATCTGTCTATTGCTGATACGTAAGTTCTCTTTACTTATCATGAAGTCCATAAATAGTTTAATCAAAAGTGTCCagaaacttatttttgttttgttttaggaaTGGAGAAAGCAAGGTGAATGTAATGCCTTACAAAGTGTGTGTGGAGAAAGTGAAGAATTTGGGAGTTGAGTTCACTCCTATGAAGTCAAGCCTTAACGACACTATTGTTAGCCTCAGAGACAAATctcttttatgattttgttcgtatatttataattactctgttttgttaATTTGCTAGTATTGTAAAAGTTAATTTGtggaaacttttaaaatttaagcattttataaaaatattatatgatatatttcttAGGCTATAATATACTGGCCACTAATTAAGATTTAGATACATGATATGTCGATAAGTGTAACTTAGCTCAAACACATTACTGAATGTCACATGTAGCCTACGTGCAGTGCAGTGCAGTTGTGAAaatatttgctttgttttatgtttccttAAACCGGTTGTTTGGGTCCGATTTTCCATATATATGTCcgaaaattttgattaataagACTTCTTTGTACTTGTGCATTCCAAACGCGAGATGATGCGCCGAGTCATTTGATGAAATTAGGAATACGAGTCATATGACCTTAATTATGATCCATAACTTACCTAACCCAAAGGTTATCTCACTCGATGATCAAGACTTGAACcacataaataccactaaaggGACAAGACAACGCCTAAACCAATTAATGGTTGTCCAATTCTTTCGTTTTCCAGAGTTTCAAAGTGAAAAAATTAGTGTTgatcatataaatattttaggtGTTTCGTTCACTTTTAATATCTGTGAAACTAATGttttttggtaacatttttatattatttatttattttctaagtaatttggatattaatttttaaaaaattatattatagattttgagATTGTCTTCCATAGTTTCTCTTTACTATCGTGTGTGATTCTTcttcataagaaaataaataaaactgtcTGTGACTCAGAAAAAACGAAATAAATAAGACCAAAAATGTCGCTAGGCAGAATTAATGGACAttactacaaaaatataatgataGTGGACATTATGATATTGTGGTGTCCGTTCCACGTCGTCTTCAAAGAGATAAGTCTGCGTGTCAAACTAAAAATGGTACtcaatcaacaatatatatatgggatTTGTTAATCATTTTAACAGTGAAGCCTACCAACACCACACTAATTCTACTAATCAGATTAAGTGAACAGAGATGGACGGCGGAGGCAAGGTTGCCTGCGTCACCGGAGCGTCCGGTTACATAGCGTCTTGGATTGTCAAGCTGTTGCTCCTCCGTGGCTACACCGTCAAGGCCACCGTTCGAGACCCAAGTTTGTTCCccttctcctctgtttctttctttcttgtgctctccttatttatatatagacttTGTCTCTTAAACCATCAAATTCATCTAGATGCTTTTTAAAGATACAAGTACAAATTACCAAAAACTAATATTCTCTTAAAGCAAAATCCAAgagatattaattattttgtcgGTACGATTAAGAGTTGTCAGAAACAAGTAAAACATTACCAAATCAAACTAAACACTAAATCGAAGTCaaccgttttaaaaaaaaaaaaatcatatcaaattgaAAAGGAAGTATATACGAACAAACGAGAACTGAAATAAACTGATGTAGATATGTAGGTGGGCTGAAACTTTGGTTAATGATTATGACCAAAGTAGTAAAAACTAAAGAATCATCTATCCTTATCAATTTGACACATACTGTATGTGTTTTTCCCCAGACGAcagaaagaaaacagaacacCTTC encodes the following:
- the LOC104755142 gene encoding cinnamoyl-CoA reductase 1-like; the protein is MADGGKMVCVTGASGYIASWIVKLLLLRGYTVKATVRDPKDTKKTEHLLALDGAKERLKLFKADLLEECSFEQAIQGCDAVFHTASPVLFTVTDPQTELIDPALKGTMNVLNTCKKTPSVKRVILTSSMAAVLRPQPPIGPNDVVDETFFSDPSLCREKENWYSLAKTLAENAAWQFTKDNGIDMIVLNPGFIFGPLLQPTLNFSVELIVHIINGNNPFNSKNYRFVDVRDVALAHIKALETPSANGRYVIDGPNMSVNDIREILRELFPDLSIADTNGESKVNVMPYKVCVEKVKNLGVEFTPMKSSLNDTIVSLRDKSLL